A genomic window from Sulfurospirillum multivorans DSM 12446 includes:
- a CDS encoding manganese-dependent inorganic pyrophosphatase, protein MKTYACGHINPDSDSVVSAISLSYLKTQLGETCIPARQGELSPETEFILKTFNLEKPLLKNDFSGDNLYITDYSDLAQAPHNLKETNILGIIDHHKLGDITTTTPLECWIRPVGCTNTIVKEMFDHYKIQIPKEIAGGMMLAILSDTVLFKSPTCTKVDTKAVKELAIIAGVVDFKALGMEMFLVKSAVKGASPRSLLLRDYKDFEMGGHKIGIGQLEVVDLKVFDEMKEALFADMKAYKEEGGRHTVMLLLTDIMIEGSQFLVVSDDESVIEKAMNTKLVNHEMWVDGVLSRKKQVIPVMEKQF, encoded by the coding sequence ATGAAAACGTATGCATGTGGACATATTAATCCCGATTCTGATTCTGTTGTATCAGCCATTTCCCTCTCGTATCTCAAAACCCAACTAGGTGAGACATGTATTCCCGCTCGTCAAGGCGAACTTAGCCCTGAGACAGAGTTCATTTTAAAGACGTTTAATCTTGAAAAACCGCTGTTAAAAAATGATTTTTCAGGCGACAATCTTTACATTACCGACTATTCCGACCTTGCGCAAGCACCTCACAATCTCAAAGAGACGAATATCTTAGGGATTATTGATCACCATAAACTAGGTGACATTACCACAACGACACCCCTTGAGTGCTGGATTCGCCCTGTTGGGTGTACCAATACGATCGTCAAAGAGATGTTTGACCACTATAAAATTCAAATTCCAAAAGAGATTGCGGGTGGGATGATGCTAGCCATTCTCAGTGACACCGTTTTGTTCAAATCCCCAACCTGCACCAAAGTCGACACCAAAGCGGTGAAAGAGTTAGCGATAATTGCAGGTGTGGTTGATTTTAAAGCGTTAGGTATGGAGATGTTTTTAGTCAAATCGGCTGTGAAAGGTGCAAGTCCACGCTCCTTGTTACTTCGCGATTACAAAGACTTTGAAATGGGTGGTCATAAAATTGGCATCGGTCAACTTGAAGTGGTCGATCTCAAAGTGTTTGATGAGATGAAAGAGGCACTTTTTGCCGATATGAAAGCCTACAAAGAAGAGGGCGGACGCCATACGGTCATGCTTTTGTTAACCGACATTATGATTGAAGGGTCTCAATTTTTAGTCGTGAGTGATGATGAAAGTGTGATTGAAAAAGCAATGAATACAAAACTTGTAAACCACGAAATGTGGGTTGATGGCGTATTGAGCCGTAAAAAACAGGTCATTCCTGTTATGGAAAAGCAGTTCTAA